The following nucleotide sequence is from uncultured Draconibacterium sp..
ACTAATCTTGTTTTTATTCTTGTCAGTTGTGGGACTGTCGCTGAAAGCACAAGAGGAAGAAAACACCAGGTTTTCGCTCGACCAGGCCACACAATATGCCATGCAAAACTCGTACGTTTTGTTTAATACGAAACAAGATGTAACCATTGCCCAAAAACAAGTTTGGGAAACCATTACAACCGGATTACCGCAGGTATCAGCGTCGGCCAATTACAATTGGTTTCTGAATCTTCCTGTTTCGCTAATTCCCGGAGAATTTTTTGGTGGAGAGCCGGGTACCTACATGCCGGTAAAATTTGGTCAGGATTACAGCGCCGACTTCGGGTTCAGCGTATCGCAACAAATATTCGATGGCTCGTGGCTTGTTGGTGTTAGCTCGGCAGAGCTATACCTAAACCTGGCAAAACAAGCTAACGAAAAAACGGAAATTGATATTCGTAATGCAGTAGCACAAGCGTACTACACGGTATTAATTAGCGAACGTTATCGCGAAGTAATGATGGAGAACCTTGAAAACAGTACTCGTTTATACGAAGAAACCAAGGTTTATTACGACAACGGTTTTCGGGAAGAACAGGATGTTGACCAATTACGAATTTTACAGAAAAATGCGGAAAACGAAGTACTACGCTCGAATAGAGAATTAAAGATTGCCAAAACAGTTCTGAAATATACGATGGGTTACAATTTAAACCAGCAGATTGATTTAACTGACGATCTTGACGTTTTTGTTTCGCCGCTGGTAAAAGAAATGAATACGATCGATCTTGAAATGGTTGACC
It contains:
- a CDS encoding TolC family protein; protein product: MKKQIKQLILFLFLSVVGLSLKAQEEENTRFSLDQATQYAMQNSYVLFNTKQDVTIAQKQVWETITTGLPQVSASANYNWFLNLPVSLIPGEFFGGEPGTYMPVKFGQDYSADFGFSVSQQIFDGSWLVGVSSAELYLNLAKQANEKTEIDIRNAVAQAYYTVLISERYREVMMENLENSTRLYEETKVYYDNGFREEQDVDQLRILQKNAENEVLRSNRELKIAKTVLKYTMGYNLNQQIDLTDDLDVFVSPLVKEMNTIDLEMVDHIDYRLAQSNFEVSEKLYRLEKVAYLPRFDAFYSYTRTSYGNKANLFKEEWFPSSLIGFQASIPIFNSGNKRSKVQQARIELDKAQNDMHYTEITLQKDFLTASAEMETAREQFINTRENRDLAKSILDKSHIKFNNGMISSAELSQQESQYISTWQQLVSSTMSLLQADLNLKKAAGAL